DNA sequence from the Fuscovulum ytuae genome:
ATAGATTCGGTTGCCCATCAGGGCGCGAAGGTCCGGGTCCACCGGGCCTTTATGTTCAATCGTCAGATAGGAAATGCAGCGCCGCGCGTCGAGTTGGTAGGGCGCGGGGAAGGCACGGGTCGGGCAGATATCGAGACAGGCGGTGCAACTCCCGCAATGCGATATCTCGGGCGCGTCCTTTGGCAGGTCGATGGTGGTGAAGATTGCGCCCAGAAAGACCCAATTTCCGAAATCGCGGGACAGAAGATTGGTGTGCTTGCCCTGCCAACCAAGACCTGCGGCCTGCGCCAGCGGTTTTTCCATCACGGGGGCCGTGTCGACAAAGACCTTGATCGCCTCGCCCTGCCCGGCTTGATCCAGCAGCCAGCGCCCCAGCCGTTTCAGCCGCCGCTTGACCAGATCGTGGTAATCCTTCCCCTGCGCATAGACAGAGATGGCGGCCCGCTCTGGTTGGGACAGGACGGCAAGCGGATCGGTTTCGGGACTGTAGACCTCGGCCAGCATGATGATGGACCGCGCTTCTGGCCAAAGCGCGGCAGGGTTGCCACGCCATTCG
Encoded proteins:
- the queG gene encoding tRNA epoxyqueuosine(34) reductase QueG; its protein translation is MKPDDLKERLSNQALAEGFAAMGICAPDAIPDAAPRLMRFLDQDHHGQMQWMADRAEWRGNPAALWPEARSIIMLAEVYSPETDPLAVLSQPERAAISVYAQGKDYHDLVKRRLKRLGRWLLDQAGQGEAIKVFVDTAPVMEKPLAQAAGLGWQGKHTNLLSRDFGNWVFLGAIFTTIDLPKDAPEISHCGSCTACLDICPTRAFPAPYQLDARRCISYLTIEHKGPVDPDLRALMGNRIYGCDDCLAICPWNKFAKAATEIGYQNRIGAPDLADLAMLDDAAFRARFAGSPIKRIGRDRFIRNVLYAIGNSGLPALRPAAETLLSDPDPTVAEAARWAIQRLS